The DNA region AGCAGTAGAAAAACGAAGAACAGAAGCAATAAAGAAACACACTGAGCTTGAGCTTGATGTCAAAGATCTACAGGAGAAGATATCTGGAAATATCCGAGCCAAAGTAATATTCTAATTATGCCTTTGAcactgattttttttccctattcGTATTTTGTTGCTAGTGATTTGAGGGACACAAATGCTGCATTTattgatgttttctttcttccaggAAGAGGCTGTGAGACAACTACGAAGTTTGGAGAAAGAAATTCAGGATTCAATGGATGAGCTTGAGAAGATAAGTCCTCTGTATGACAATCAAGTCATGAGGGAAAAGGAAATAACGAAGGGGTATGTCTATAGATATTTGATATCAAAAAGTTTTATCAGCCTgttattcttttgcttcacccttttgaaaatgtaaaatcttattttgtttgcAATTTGTCATGTCATCTCCATACCATTCGTGTGCGGGTTCCATAGTTTTTTGTTCATCTAGTCTCCCTGTATTGGACATATACTAGGTTAATTTTCACACTAATCCAATTGTCTACCTTCTGCGCTATCCTTATAGTTGCTAAATTCGGTGCAATCATAGGTAAGTAAGATTAAGTTGTGCCGGTAATGAATTACTATCCATTACATGGGAAAACTTAATCTTACTTTCGTCACCTGATGCAGGCTCTCCTCTTTCTGATCTACTTGAAAAAATGATTTATTCAGTTTTATGTACTTTGTGCACCTGTTTTATATGACTGAAGTCACTGAACAATGGCTTTGTAGCAGTTATTCACTTGTTCATTCTCTACATATGCTCTATCTAGTTCTTCCAGATAATGTAATTTATTCTGATATTTGCAAACATGGTCCTAGGTGTTGGTATCTTTTCTCACAATTGATTATCTTGAATATAGAATAATGGAGCGCGAGAAGCAGCTTAGCATACTTTATCAAAAACAAGGTCGTGCGACCCAGTTTTCTAGTAAAGCTGCTCGTGACAAATGGCTTCAAAAGGAAATTGATGATCTTGAAAGAgttctttcttcaaatttggCACAGGTATGACCTCCTTTTTAAGTATTTTATGATCATATATGTCATATCAGGTTATTGATCATGTCATCTGAGTATATGGTGCTTTAGAATTGCATGATCTCAACTAGTAGATATAGAACCTTATGCTATCCGGAGCCATTTGAGGATTAATAGttactttattttgttgttaatttgtttcaatTAAATTCTGGCTGTAGTAGCAGTCGCTTTAACTTAACTGATTATGGGATTCAGATCATAAATCTGATTACTAGATTGAACTAATAAATTCTGATCATATAAATAAGTACAGATTCAGAGCAAACTGTGATATATTGACAGAAACATATAAAAGAAACTATATCCTTGGTTTACAGTTGTTTTGACTGATATTAAGTTTAGTTGGTGAATGGTGAGTGGGTAGAGTAAAGTAGTTTTTCATGTACTGCATGATTTATAGTATAACATTCCCGACATTTTTACTACATGTGATGAAGGAAATAATTGGCCAAGCAGGTCCTGTCCAACTTTCTAAGAGCACAGCAACCTCATCCTTTTCCAAATAGACCAAATCATTCAAAATAtcctaaaataaaatttctgcTACATGAAACAAAGAAGCATAAAAAACTTTGATATACTCTCCTTATGCTGTCTTGATGGCATGGAAATGGCATGTGTAAAAagcctatttttttttattcttttttattccaGGAGAAGAAGCTTCAGGATGAAATCAAACGTCTTAATGCTGAGTTGAACGAGCGGGGTACTTACATTGAATCtcgaagaaatgaaattactCACATAGAGTCTCTCATCTCTCAGTCACGGGAAGGATTCAGTCATCATAAAGCAGAGAGGGACAAAATGCAGGATGAGCGCAAGTATGAGTTTGTAATTATCACTTCCATTAATTTTTGTTACCTATTCTAATATGACTTTACCAACTGTTTTTTGGTGGTAGGACCCTATGGAAGAAAGAAACTGAACTTTCTACTGAAATTGAGAAACTGACGACAGAAGTTGAGAAGGCAGAGAAGAGCCTTGATCATGCAACTGCTGGTGTGAGTGATCAGTTTCTTGACCTTTGTAGCTTCTGATATGCTGAACATGGATAGATATCAAATTTAAATATGCGCCTTAGTAATGGCAATTGTGCAGTAGAAGTGCAACATACTATCCTACCCAGAATTGCTTGTAATGTCTCTCTCCTTATGTGTACTACTTTCAGGATTTGAGGAGAGGGCTAAATTCTGTTCGTAAGATCTGCAGAGAGTACAATATTCCTGGGGTGTATGGTCCTATTATTGAGTTGCTTGATTGTGAGGAAAAGTTCTTTACCGCAGTGGAAGTCACTGCTGGGAACAGGTATGTAAAGAATAACTTTCTACCCCATCCATTGGTGTCACCTTTATCATTGGTTTGCAGTTTAAGTTCAAGTATTTACTTTGTTCTTTCCTGGACAGCTTATTTCACGTTGTTGTTGAGAATGATGAAATATCAACTCAGATAATCAGGCACCTTAATTCACTCAAAGGTGGACGTGTTACGTTTATCCCCCTGAATAGGGTGAGGGCTCCAAGGGTAACTTATCCACAAAATTCAGATGTGGTTCCCTTGTTGAAGAGGTTAAAATTTCTTCCAAAGTACACTGCTGCATTTGCTCAGGTTAGCTTCCAAAATTCAGATGTGGTAAAACCATTATTTGGTGTTGGGGTTCATATCTAAATTTTTGAATCCATCTTAGCAGTTGAGTTATTTGTCTAATAAATTATCCTCGGTTGTAGCAAGGCCCTTCGACTAAGTGATCCCTTATTGTGGTttatatgagggattgagcattagaccaacttttcgattacatttttcaatcttaaccgttcagtttttaggtcctaatatgtagatcacttctgcaaaatatcatccaaattggtgatcattaaggtgCTCAAAACTGTGATTTAAATGAACCGttcaggtttggcagatttgatcCGTCCATTGATTTAAGCTAGTTcgaagccttaacgatcaccaatttggccgaaaatttgtagaaatgatctactcatatatacctagagGTTGAATGAtggagatgttgatatgtgatcAAAAAATTGGGCTAATGctcaatccctcatataagCCACAATAAGGGATCCCTTGGTGGAAGGGCCTGTTGGTTGTAGAACCtctaattttatatttattttttggtaagAATAGAAcctctaatttttttaatccATCATGGAATTTGAAGAATGGATTTTTACAATTAAATGCTCGTATTGTTCATAGGTATTTGCAAGAACAGTTGTTTGTCGAGACCTGGATGTGGCCACAAAGGTTGCTCGTACCGATGGTCTAGACTGCATCACTTTAGAAGGTATGTAAGAGCTGCAGACTTTTTCTGCATACTTTGTGCAGAGTAATTTTATAACCAGTCCTGACAAACCACATTTTGTTATCTAACAGGAGATCAAGTCAGCAAGAAGGGTGGAATGACGGGAGGATTTTATGATCATAGACGCTCAAAATTGAAGTTTATGAACCTAATTCGACAGAATACAAAATCTATCaacttgaaaaaagaagagctCGATAAAATCAGATTAATGCTTCAAGATATCCTCTTACTGAAATCTTTCATATAGTGTCTCAGTTTATCCTTATTAGTCTTTCATATAGTGTCAGATTATGCTTTCTtaattcaaagttcaaatgtGCATGACACCAACACAAGTTGGTAGTTGTTGTTCAGTGGTGTCATACAGAAATTTCTGGACACCCCTACTCTCAACTCGGTCTGAAAGGCGTTGCTTAGATTGGGTGTTGGGAGATGATGATATTTTGTTTGCAATTTCACATTCCTAGATTTTGGATTCCCAAACTTTTCATTTGCTTTGCCTCAAATTCTTCCGCACATGTAAAAAATGTATCCAGTACTGGTTTAAGGAAGAAGGTATTGctcctttattttttgaaaaagaCCAAATCTTTGGAAAGTGAGTAGCTGTCCAAGAGGGAGAAATCTGAGAACTAGGTTTTTTTTCTGCAACAGTTCTGTTACAATTCTTTTAAGGTTATTGTTCATTAGCTCAAAGATAATTGCCTGCCCCTGCTGAATATGTATTCTGTAATAACATATATCCTGTCAAGTATATCTTCCCTTGCATAATTTATTCCTATAATGTGATGATAGTTACCTTACCGGCATTCTAGCTACCATAGTTTCTCTTGTGAATGTTGCACTTTTGTCTTATTGATCCTACAATTTGGTCAAGTTCTAGTCTtgttttttctaaatttagcTTACAGATAGACACGAAAATTACAGAACTTGTAACTGAGCAGCAGAAAATTGATGCTAAGCGAGCTCATGACAAATCAGAACTGGAACAGCTTAAGCAGGACATTGCGAATGCTAATAAGCAGGAAAGCTTAATTTCTAACGCACTTGGGAATAAGGTATATTTGGGATTTGAGATGAGTTCATGATCTGAGCCTTAAATACTggctcttttatttttatttttgtttttaatttgttattttctctGTTCTAAACTCTTCCCTTATTTGTAGGAAAAATCACTTGCTGATGTGCGGACTCAAATTGATCAGCTTAGAGTTAGTATGGGAATGAAGCGGGCTGAAATGGGCACCGATCTCATTGATCATTTGACTCCAGAGGAGAAGGATCTTCTCTCAAGATTAAACCCTGAAATAGCAGATCTTAAAGAGAAGCTTATTACATGCAAGGCGGACCGATCTGAGGTAAGCCGTATGTTTCATTCACTCTTCATGCGTTTCTCTGTGCAAATTTAGTTCTAATGTCTTCTCATgtgcatttttttcttcttactgATAGACTGAGGCAAGAAAGGCAGAGCTGGAGACTAATTTAACTACGAACCTTAAGAGGCGGAAGCAAGAACTAGAGGCAATAATATCTTCTGTGGAAACTGATAATTTGCATGGTGAAGATGAAATAAAGATTCAGGAACTGAATGATGCTAGATTATTGGTTGAGGATGCAACAGAGCAGCTCAGAAGTGAGGGCAATGATttgctttttaatttttttaatatttatttttaaaagttgTTTTCATGCTCGTGTTTGTTAACATATGAGTTTTGCACATCAGGAGTTTCTGAAAGTATTGATGGTCACTCAAagcaattgaagaaaaccaagGATGAAAAGACTAAGTTGAAGGTAGTCCTTTTACCATGCTAGATTGTAAATGATTGCTTTAGCTGCTAAGATGACCCCTTCTGAATGCAGAACTTGGAAGACAACTATGAGAGTACACTTCAGGAGGAAGCCAAAGAGCTAGAGCAGCTGCTGAGTGAAAGAAATATGTATCTTGCTAAACAAGAAGAGTACTCAAAGAAAATAAGGGAATTGGGTGCATTGTCATCAGATGCTTTTGAAACGTATTACTTCTGTTCATACTTTCAATTATCTTCTATTAAGTGATGATGTTTGTGcatttattttttagagttCTTTTGAAGTTTCAAAACTTCCATTACATATTTGGTTATGTGCTAGATTGTCcatttgtttagatttttttaCTATCTTCTCTTTCCAATCTCACGTGTTACTTCAGCCAAGCTCTAGTGGCCTGGATCCTGCAGGGTTGTTAGTTGTAAATCAACCATTATATTCCGACATATATGATGATAGTTCTTTCTCTTTGATATATGTAGCTGGTAGATTCTTAAATGTTTTATCATAGCTTCAAACGTATCACAGTTGGCATGGTTCCTCATAGTTTGTACTGGAATGCCAGTTATAAGCGAAGGAACATCAAAGGACTGCATAAAATGCTGCACAGATGCAGTGAGCAACTGCAACAGTTTAGTCATGTCAACAAGAAAGCACTTGACCAGTATGTAAATTTTACCGAACAACGTGAAGAACTCCAGAGAAGGCAAGCTGAACTGGATGCAGGTGATGAGGTATTAATTCACTAGAATCTCTATCAGATCTCTTATATAcatagttgttttttttttctttgttttctataaTGGTTGGCTATGGTTAGGTTATATTGACTTGTGATCTTTTCAATTGTGCAGAAAATTGCAGAACTTATATCTGTCTTAGATCAGAGGAAGGACGAATCAATAGAACGCACCTTTAAAGGTGTTGCTAGGAACTTTCGAGAAGTTTTCTCTGAACTTGTGCAAGGGGGCCATGGCCACCTTCTCATGGTGAAAAGAAAGGTTTTCTTCTGAACTTGATCTCTTCAGTTTTTGCTCTTTATGGGCAGTTCTGAGATGCGTGGATTAATTGGACTTacttgatgctatgtgttcaGTATTGTTGAAAAGTAATATTAGTCTCTTAATTCGGTCGCACTGCTATCACTGACATTCAGGCTGGTCCAAGTgttgtttcaaaaatattgtaCCCATTTTGTGCTGAAAAATGATTTCAGTAGACAACCTTTCAAATATTTGGAAAGTTTCAGGCAGTTCTTGTTGGCGTCATTCTCTCTTGATTGTGTTTTGAGAAAGCTTGGAACTGGGCCTATCTTTTTCACCCCATTATTGGAAGTTTCTCAGTTCTCCTTGTGGCTCTGTTTTGTGCAAGAACTATAAAATTTGACAGATCTTTTCCATTGTCGAAaacttttgtttgttgatagATCTTATTAtaaggattttttttcttatctgtTGATCAAGACTTTGACTTAACATAAAGGCTTAAAAGCATTCATGTCTTCTGCTGAGGAACCATTTTCAcacaaaactaagaaaaaagcTATTGTCTTGGTGTTTATTTAATTAACATTagaataattttttcaatcttaaaaTTGAAGCCAAAGCCAATATaaagtttttgtttgaaacGTACTGATAATTTccaattttgttgtttatttaaaGGAGTTAAGGTATAACATTGTCTTAATTCTGGAAACTGGGCTCTGTGTCAtttgattttaaataaatgtgGCTGTATGATGACAGGATGGTATCCatgctgatgatgatatggATGAGGACGATGGACCAGGGGAAACAGATAGATCTGAgaagtatattggtgtgaaaGTGAAGGCATGTATTTTCTGGCATAAAACTCATTTCATTGGGTTAAAACGACATCTCCACCTTATTTGTGACGTCTAGTAGTTAGCAAACTGGaagtttaatttattaataacttaTTTAGAGAGATGATATTCTCCTTCAGCTCGAGGCTTTGGCACACCTGCTAAAGTTTGCTGATATTGTTTAGTTgtttgatatttcttttagATGGGAACCGGCACACTTACTAAAGTTTACTAATATAGTTTAGTTTATTGATATTTCTTTTAGAAAGGAACCCAGGCTTTGGCACACCTAGTAAATTTTACTGATACACATGATGGCATTTTTCAGTCCAAGATTTGTTGGATAATATCATAGTTTAACAAAATCTTTCTGGCTTGCCTTCTTTTTACACATCAATTTAACAAATTCTTTCTGGCTCGCCTTCTTTTTACAGGTTTCTTTTACTGGGCAAGGAGAGACTCAGTCCATGAAGCAGTTGTCTGGGGGTCAGAAAACTGTTGTTGCATTGACGCTTATCTTTGCAATCCAGCAATGTGATCCTGCTCCTTTCTATCTTTTCGATGAAATAGATGCAGCGCTGGATCCTCAGTACAGAACTGCTGTTGGAAGTATCCTTTATGTCGTAGTCTGTGGAGTTCTATATCTCTTCTGAAGTTGATTTAGTTTTCGCTTTCATTTGACTATATGGTATTGCACCCTAAAACCCTTCATATCCAGCCCAATAGCCACCTCTGATAAATTTATGTCCCTGAACTCTAGGTTTCTCCATCAGTCATATGTAAGCAACCCACCATTATGTGTCACTAATAGGAACTTCAAACCtcctttcaaaatataaaaatcttTGTATATGGTTAATGCCCATGGGGGAGTTCATTATGTACTGGCATATCTTTCTAGTCCTAAGGACCGTAAGTAAATGGAAAGTTACCTAGAACAGATATGACACACTCTTAAGTTTGAGTCTGGATGTAGATTGTCTTTTGCAATGCAAATACTAATGGAGGCTAAATGCTCCTGTATGACAAAGCCTGCACAGATGCACATTCTTATCACAGATGAAATGCAGAAGACAAAGATAAGTTAGAAAATAGCATATATTGTGAAAGAAGACTTTGTTGATAGGCATT from Fragaria vesca subsp. vesca unplaced genomic scaffold, FraVesHawaii_1.0 scf0512956, whole genome shotgun sequence includes:
- the LOC101308245 gene encoding structural maintenance of chromosomes protein 3-like; translation: MHIKQIIIEGFKSYREQVATEPFSPKINCVVGANGSGKTNFFHAIRFVLSDLFQNLRSDDRHALLHEGAGHQVLSAFVEIVFDNSDNRIPVDKEEVRLRRTIGLKKDEYFLDGKHITKTEVMNLLESAGFSRSNPYYVVQQGKISSLTLMKDSERLDLLKEIGGTRVYEERRQESLKIMQDTGNKRKQIIQVVQYLDERLKELDEEKEELRKYQQLDKQRKSLEYTIYDKELQDARQRLAEVENSRNKVSEKSTKMYNSVLDAHEKSKDLDKALKDLTKELQTLHKEKEAVEKRRTEAIKKHTELELDVKDLQEKISGNIRAKEEAVRQLRSLEKEIQDSMDELEKISPLYDNQVMREKEITKGIMEREKQLSILYQKQGRATQFSSKAARDKWLQKEIDDLERVLSSNLAQEKKLQDEIKRLNAELNERGTYIESRRNEITHIESLISQSREGFSHHKAERDKMQDERKTLWKKETELSTEIEKLTTEVEKAEKSLDHATAGDLRRGLNSVRKICREYNIPGVYGPIIELLDCEEKFFTAVEVTAGNSLFHVVVENDEISTQIIRHLNSLKGGRVTFIPLNRVRAPRVTYPQNSDVVPLLKRLKFLPKYTAAFAQVFARTVVCRDLDVATKVARTDGLDCITLEGDQVSKKGGMTGGFYDHRRSKLKFMNLIRQNTKSINLKKEELDKIRLMLQEIDTKITELVTEQQKIDAKRAHDKSELEQLKQDIANANKQESLISNALGNKEKSLADVRTQIDQLRVSMGMKRAEMGTDLIDHLTPEEKDLLSRLNPEIADLKEKLITCKADRSETEARKAELETNLTTNLKRRKQELEAIISSVETDNLHGEDEIKIQELNDARLLVEDATEQLRRVSESIDGHSKQLKKTKDEKTKLKNLEDNYESTLQEEAKELEQLLSERNMYLAKQEEYSKKIRELGALSSDAFETYKRRNIKGLHKMLHRCSEQLQQFSHVNKKALDQYVNFTEQREELQRRQAELDAGDEKIAELISVLDQRKDESIERTFKGVARNFREVFSELVQGGHGHLLMVKRKDGIHADDDMDEDDGPGETDRSEKYIGVKVKVSFTGQGETQSMKQLSGGQKTVVALTLIFAIQQCDPAPFYLFDEIDAALDPQYRTAVGNMIRRLADTETTQFITTTFRQELVKVSDKIYGVTHSNRVSRVNVISKEEALNFIDQDQSHNAN